One Bemisia tabaci chromosome 7, PGI_BMITA_v3 DNA window includes the following coding sequences:
- the LOC109032716 gene encoding uncharacterized protein — protein sequence MHVYLKIKIFPCLPFTLHLLMVDFLGVKCQEELDDYFGKTDEALKKDASHYLRALEVFEITNSSFDSLTSSIRHLFKHIDFSRQDELSSVLYAFPKLRPDLFPSVEERRIGQREFSSRISSVSIRRKDDLFFVFFPTHTGVLWMFRDINFREGKLFYKMVSGFKDLVVVQLTWEKSDAFKGNRTLTAQYRWAPIKDRYTNVTVVTQKFKNEP from the coding sequence GTAGACTTCCTGGGCGTAAAATGTCAGGAAGAGCTGGACGATTATTTTGGCAAAACAGACGAGGCATTGAAAAAAGACGCGAGTCATTACTTGAGGGCCCTGGAAGTCTTTGAAATAACCAATTCTAGCTTCGATTCCTTAACGTCATCCATCAGGCACTTATTCAAGCACATAGATTTTTCCAGGCAAGATGAACTATCCTCAGTCTTATACGCGTTTCCAAAATTGCGACCGGATCTCTTCCCCTCAGTCGAGGAGAGGCGGATCGGCCAAAGAGAGTTCTCTTCCAGAATATCCAGCGTCTCTATCAGGAGGAAGGACGACCTTTTCTTCGTATTCTTCCCCACTCACACTGGTGTGCTATGGATGTTCAGGGACATTAATTTCAGGGAGGGAAAACTGTTCTACAAAATGGTTTCGGGGTTCAAGGATTTGGTTGTGGTGCAGCTTACCTGGGAAAAATCGGATGCGTTTAAAGGAAATCGAACGCTCACGGCACAGTATCGATGGGCTCCGATCAAGGATCGTTATACAAATGTTACGGTTGtaacacaaaaattcaaaaatgagcCCTGA